A genome region from Clostridium pasteurianum includes the following:
- a CDS encoding sulfite exporter TauE/SafE family protein, protein MSIKREIIKVYNMTCTSCENRVEKALKKVDGVVNVMASYSAQQVTVEYDSKICTSEQLKKAINKAGYSTKDSNGIKLAGFLVIAAAVLILGNSTSGFDMSSKLNNASYVVLFVVGMLTSIHCVGMCGGIMLTQSLSKNSIANEKQSRLKALVPAILYNAGRVTSYTIIGGIVGALGSVLSLSLNVKAGLQIFAGIFMVIMGLNIAGFSLFRRLNIKLPWSACKIKSKPKAPFLVGMLNGLMPCGPLQTMQLYALGTGSAAAGAISMFLFSLGTVPLMLVFGTISSLLSKGYTKQLLKFSGILVVILGLIMGNRGLALAGVGVPNARILAQSISGSKANASQANIGKATIENGVQVIKMTADNNGYTPNAFYVQKGIPVKWIITGSQINSCNNAVVVPSLNIQKTLKSGENTIEFTPKDGDINFSCWMGMIRGVIKVTDNLDSVDTSKSDSSIPAPSSGMSCCTGGAGASSTAPQATSIYGNDLSKVPTDRLIQKANISGSTQTLNIKGTGYEFEPLVVVIEKGIETNLVIDLNNFDNPNSEFIIVNSNSREKVSSFTGEKGIVNVQFKIDKAGTYLIVKDNVTVAGLEVTDSLKTTNLEDVRKKLIDG, encoded by the coding sequence ATGAGCATTAAGAGAGAAATTATTAAAGTATATAATATGACATGCACATCTTGTGAAAACAGAGTAGAAAAAGCATTAAAGAAAGTTGATGGAGTTGTAAATGTGATGGCTAGCTATAGTGCTCAGCAAGTTACTGTTGAGTATGATAGTAAAATTTGTACTAGTGAACAATTAAAGAAAGCTATAAATAAAGCTGGCTACAGCACAAAAGACTCAAATGGCATTAAACTTGCAGGATTTTTAGTTATAGCTGCAGCTGTACTGATTCTTGGCAATTCAACATCAGGTTTTGATATGAGTTCTAAATTAAATAATGCATCTTATGTGGTATTATTCGTTGTTGGGATGCTTACATCAATACATTGTGTTGGTATGTGTGGCGGAATAATGCTGACTCAAAGCTTATCAAAAAATAGTATTGCAAATGAAAAGCAGAGTAGACTCAAGGCTTTAGTACCTGCAATTTTATATAATGCTGGAAGAGTAACTTCTTACACAATAATAGGTGGTATTGTAGGAGCATTAGGATCAGTATTATCATTATCACTCAATGTAAAAGCAGGACTTCAAATATTTGCTGGAATATTTATGGTGATAATGGGATTAAATATAGCCGGTTTCTCTTTATTTAGAAGACTTAATATTAAATTACCATGGTCAGCATGTAAAATAAAAAGTAAACCTAAAGCTCCTTTCTTAGTGGGAATGTTAAATGGATTAATGCCTTGTGGACCATTACAAACAATGCAGCTCTATGCATTAGGCACAGGCAGTGCAGCAGCGGGGGCTATATCAATGTTCCTGTTTTCGTTAGGAACAGTTCCTTTAATGCTAGTGTTTGGAACAATATCTAGCTTGTTAAGTAAAGGTTATACAAAACAACTTTTAAAGTTTAGTGGAATATTAGTAGTGATACTTGGATTGATAATGGGGAATAGAGGTCTTGCACTTGCAGGAGTTGGAGTTCCAAATGCTAGAATATTAGCACAAAGTATTTCAGGTTCTAAAGCAAATGCATCTCAAGCCAATATAGGTAAAGCAACTATTGAAAATGGAGTTCAAGTAATTAAAATGACTGCAGATAATAACGGTTATACTCCTAATGCTTTTTATGTGCAAAAGGGTATACCTGTTAAATGGATTATAACAGGAAGTCAAATAAATTCTTGTAATAATGCTGTAGTAGTACCATCACTTAATATACAAAAAACTTTAAAGTCTGGTGAAAACACAATAGAATTTACACCAAAGGATGGAGACATAAATTTTAGCTGTTGGATGGGAATGATAAGAGGAGTAATTAAAGTAACTGATAATCTTGATTCTGTAGATACATCTAAGTCGGATTCATCTATTCCAGCTCCAAGTAGTGGAATGAGTTGTTGTACAGGCGGGGCAGGGGCTTCAAGCACTGCACCACAAGCTACAAGCATCTATGGGAATGATTTAAGTAAAGTTCCTACTGATAGATTAATCCAAAAAGCTAATATTTCAGGAAGCACTCAAACATTAAATATAAAGGGAACTGGCTATGAGTTTGAACCACTTGTAGTAGTGATAGAAAAAGGAATAGAAACAAACTTAGTTATTGACCTTAATAATTTTGATAATCCTAATAGTGAGTTTATCATAGTAAATTCAAATAGTCGCGAGAAAGTAAGTTCATTTACAGGGGAAAAAGGTATAGTTAATGTTCAATTTAAGATAGATAAAGCTGGAACTTATCTTATTGTTAAAGATAATGTAACAGTCGCTGGTCTTGAAGTTACGGATTCATTAAAAACAACGAACTTAGAGGACGTTCGTAAAAAATTAATAGATGGGTAA
- a CDS encoding DUF1643 domain-containing protein: protein MVILANYKSIKTVSGIKIFRYDTEFRSDNGPGNVIGLIYMLNPGSARPESDELFEKLSTEEYETERPVVTKSDNTMKKVMKLIKQAYAENNIKLPEQYTFHIENLFNIRSKSSDEAKKLAKNLSDTCELMYKARKLQDEYQFVWLAWGKTNIQASRQREILNKYKNAIMVHKLNQKGILKNVEYPVHPLYVNSEYFLEAAEGKIG, encoded by the coding sequence ATGGTTATATTAGCTAATTATAAATCAATAAAAACAGTTAGTGGTATTAAAATATTTAGATATGATACTGAATTTCGATCTGATAATGGACCAGGAAATGTAATTGGGCTAATTTATATGTTGAACCCAGGAAGTGCAAGACCGGAGTCGGATGAGTTATTTGAGAAACTTTCTACTGAAGAATATGAAACTGAAAGACCTGTAGTTACTAAAAGTGATAATACAATGAAAAAAGTAATGAAACTAATAAAACAAGCTTATGCAGAAAATAATATTAAACTTCCAGAACAGTATACATTTCATATAGAAAATTTATTTAATATTAGATCTAAAAGTAGTGACGAAGCTAAGAAGTTAGCAAAAAATTTATCTGATACTTGTGAATTAATGTATAAAGCAAGGAAGTTGCAAGATGAATATCAGTTTGTTTGGCTGGCATGGGGAAAGACTAATATTCAAGCAAGTAGGCAAAGAGAAATATTAAATAAATATAAAAATGCAATTATGGTTCATAAATTAAACCAGAAAGGCATTTTAAAAAATGTTGAATATCCTGTTCACCCTCTGTATGTTAATTCGGAATATTTTTTGGAAGCTGCTGAGGGAAAGATTGGGTAG
- a CDS encoding C40 family peptidase, with protein MKKTIKTVMLATVLVMVTQVSAFAAPISNQAQTQLEQNKNSLKKAQDTRHELEASIEELDNQIEDYMIKIEGNKKSITKAENDIENTKKQITQVEEEVKIKQYVFSQRVRAIYINGESSYLNILLDSESFSDLISKTEMIGKIIGMDKKVIGDLNDMKAEVKSKKASLDAKYNGLNALKSENENKLTSLNSRITDQKKLIEDAKVQEKLYASKVDESQASVNAAMKTVINMRSEAPSVNYSRGIASVATASDNSIIAYASNFLGTPYLWGGTSPSTGFDCSGFTQYVYAHFGISLGRTTYDQINDGYGVPRDQLQPGDLVFFGKNGDPTHMGMYVGNNTYIHSPRTGDVIKISSMGRPDYITARRVK; from the coding sequence GTGAAAAAAACAATTAAAACGGTTATGCTTGCAACGGTGTTAGTGATGGTTACTCAAGTTTCAGCATTTGCTGCACCAATATCTAATCAAGCACAAACTCAATTGGAGCAAAATAAGAATTCGTTAAAGAAAGCACAAGACACAAGACATGAGCTTGAAGCAAGCATTGAAGAGTTGGATAATCAAATTGAAGATTATATGATAAAAATTGAAGGGAATAAAAAGAGTATAACGAAAGCAGAAAACGATATCGAAAACACAAAAAAACAAATAACTCAGGTTGAAGAAGAAGTGAAAATTAAGCAATATGTATTTAGTCAAAGAGTAAGAGCAATATATATAAATGGAGAATCTAGTTACCTTAACATTTTATTAGACTCAGAAAGTTTTAGTGATTTAATATCTAAAACAGAAATGATTGGAAAAATAATAGGCATGGATAAAAAAGTAATAGGCGATTTAAATGATATGAAAGCAGAAGTGAAAAGTAAAAAAGCATCCCTTGATGCAAAGTATAATGGTTTAAATGCATTAAAAAGTGAAAATGAAAACAAATTAACAAGTCTAAACAGTAGAATAACGGATCAGAAAAAACTTATTGAAGATGCTAAAGTTCAAGAAAAACTATATGCATCAAAGGTAGATGAATCCCAAGCTTCAGTAAATGCAGCTATGAAAACAGTAATTAACATGAGAAGTGAAGCACCTAGTGTCAATTATTCAAGAGGAATAGCTTCTGTAGCAACTGCTTCTGACAATAGTATAATAGCATATGCATCAAATTTCTTAGGTACACCTTATCTTTGGGGAGGGACAAGCCCTTCTACAGGATTTGATTGTTCAGGATTTACTCAATATGTTTATGCACATTTTGGAATAAGCCTTGGAAGAACAACGTATGACCAAATAAATGATGGGTATGGAGTTCCAAGAGATCAGCTTCAACCAGGAGATCTTGTATTTTTTGGTAAGAATGGAGACCCTACTCATATGGGAATGTATGTTGGCAATAATACATATATTCATTCTCCGAGAACTGGTGATGTAATAAAAATATCATCAATGGGGAGACCAGACTACATAACAGCTAGAAGAGTAAAATAA